DNA sequence from the Penicillium psychrofluorescens genome assembly, chromosome: 3 genome:
ACACCCAGAGCACCCTTGGCTGCATCCTGAAGTGAAGTCTGATTGGCATCATCGATAATTACTTGCAGATTGAGCGCGATGTCCTTTTCGCTCATAATGTGATCGCTATTGTCATCTAAGACGTCGAACCAGTAGAATTGGCCCCGGCAGAGAACCACAACATGCTTGGCGAAAGGGTCCTGGCTGATAACGCAGCCATTATCAGTGGGGACCCGTGCTGTGCCAAAGAGCCGCGAATATTGGTACATGCATAGAGGCGTTCCACGGACGGTGTCCGGGGGCAATTCTTCTCGTCGAACGGCCCGGACAAATGACAGGGCCGAAATCACCAAGGAAGCAGCTCTGTTCACTTGATGGCTCCGGGCGGGAGTAGGGTCGTCTTCCAACAGGAAGAAAGGGTTGAGATTCAAGACCACGGCTGTTCCACTGTcagcctctctctcttttctttcagcTATAAAACAAAACAGGGACTTACGGTTATCAAAATTCAAAAAAGAATCATACCCTAGCCCGATATTAGCAATTTTTTTTCCAGATTGGCGCTCATCCCAACTCACAAAACTGCTCAATGTAACTCGTCTTCGAGGAGGCATAGGTCTTCAGCTTCTCTTGCAAACCGGGTCCATCCGTCTTCAGAAATTCCCGGATAGCAGCCTTACTCTCCTCATGTTCACGAGGCGTCTGCAGAGCCTCCAGAGCCTGCAGATGCTTGCGGCAGGTATCCTCCAGGTCCGGGATAGGCAGTTTTGGCAGTGAGTCCTGATTAGCAAAAGTCATGCCCTGCTTCTTGGGCGTGTACTCCTCCGCCACTTCGGACGAGGGAATGTCAGTAGACAGATTGGGTCTCACAACCGTGTGGCTGTGCGCTCCCGGCCCCGGTTGTGAGGTTTGGGCATCCATGGCCTTCCCGAGGGGGCTTGGGGTCGTGAAGAAACGCACTGCCATGGAGGAATAGGACATGCTGTTagttttctttcttttctgttctttttcctgGTTCAAGTGTAACGACTGGCGAGGAAGGTTGGGAGAGACAGGAGACGCAGGGCAGTGCGGTAGAAGTAGTGGCAGTCTTGTAAGCAGTATGGTGGCATTGAGGCTACCTCACAGGTGGGATGATTTGATGTTCAAAGACAAGGGGAAAGAATCATGTTGACATGGTAAGAGAGATGGGATAGGGAGAAGTTGCATGTATATAAGCAAAATgaccagaagaaggtgcAATGAAACCTCCCAGCGAGGCAACGTGGGAATGGAACCGCGAAATGAGACTTCAGGAcgaagggaaaaagagacTCCGGAGCAAAGGACTTACAGCGGGACCAGCCGAGATAAGAATGGCCTAGTAGTAGAACTGTTGTGCGGCGATCTGGTGTCCGAAGCGATTGGTAGCGCCGGAGAAACGGATGAGCTTGGCGCGGCTGGAAGGTTGCTTGTCAGCGGGTGCGATTTCGGGAACTCAGCAGGGCATCTTCGGCTACTGCAGCCGATGAGATCTCCTTCTGCAGATGGCGAGCGACTATCTAAAATGACGCAGAGACAGAAAGGACTTACGCGAGCCTAAGTGGTTAAACCCTGCACGAACCCGTGTCCGGCGTGGGTAgggtgggatggaggggcagggTTAGCTGGGCCGGGAGGGTTCGCGCAAGAAGTTGCTCAGGTTggtcgcagcagcagcagaaatTTCCAAGCGAGCGTAACCAACAAAATTAgtgagaaggaagaaatcggATAGTAATTCCAGTAGACGTGGTCGAAAAAGAGAAAGTTCGTCTTTTGACTGTTCTGTTGTTCGCAATGACGTTTTCGGGCGAAGGGAGGGGCACGTGATGTGGGGAGAGCTACAGCCGCTGTATGTATATTAAGTTATCGAAGTGGTGTAGAGAACAACTTCATGTCATACGTAGTACATATCGCTCGGAAATATAAAAGACGCCGCAGATTGTATCCACAGAAAGATCGTCAACATCGGCTGCCGGTGAGACAAGAAGGCAAAAGTATTCACAATTGAAACAAATCGCATCCGCATGCCCCGACGCGGTTGGAGAACCACGGGTAGCATACATACACGGAGGGCTGCGAGGCCGGGCGCGCGTGAGATGCAAAGAAATCCAATGCCCATCCGACTCCCTGCCGAAACAACCGCGAGGGAGTACAGGCCGGGGATttgagaagaagacatgaaAGACAGAAGTAAAACAAggtcaaaaaagaagagaaaacgaatGGTGGCTCGTCACTTGAAACAAGCTGAGAGGTCTCCGAGACCGAAGTGAGCATTTGCCCCCCAAGCCCAGAGGGGTCATGGCCACGGACACATCgcctcgtcttcttccaagACGAACGGCCGGGGGGGAAGAAACCCTCGTCTACTTAGGCGACGTAGGTCTTGTCGCCGACGGGCCTGAGGACGTTCGTGTTGTATTCACCCGCGTAGTTGCCAGGCGGGGAGTAGTTGCAGACGGTGAAGGGAAGGGCATCGCCGGAGTCGACGTTGCCCAGGTTTTGGCACATAACGGTAGAGCATCCGACCTGCTTGGTGCCCTTCCACACGATCTGGCTGAAGTGGCCCCAGCTGTCGAAGTTGGCCATGGAGGGGTTGGCTTCGCCGTAGAGCTCGGAAAAGTAttccatctcgtcgttgTACATCAGGTTGGTGATCATCTGGCCGACCTGATCCGCCGTGACACCGTATCCAATGTTCTGACCATAAGCAAAACCGCCAATGGAACTAAAGACAAGAAAGTTAGTAgtgtctctttttttttagatAAAAAGATCCTTACGTGTCGTGCTGGTACACGCAGCGAGCGGCCAGAGTGTGAGCGGTTTGCTCGAGTCTATCGTCCCAAGAAACGGAGGGAGCAGAGTGGTTGCTGCGGTGGATGTTGTGGTTGTACAGCACATCAGATTGGTACGAGTTAGTTGTCGGAGCAGGAGTATCCGTCGtcgtagtggtggtggtcgacatGGTCGTCGGAACGGCGGTTTCGGTGATAGTAGTAGGCTCTGGGGGAGGCGCCTCCACGGTGGTAGTAGTGGGCGCGGGGGCAGGCGCCTgctcggtggtggtcggcgCCGGGGCAGGCTTGTGCTTGTGGTGGTGCTTGTGGTGCggcttctcatccttggtggTCTCCGAGTCACCTCCACCGAGCAGATTACCCAGCAGGCCACCGGAGCCGGAGTCGGGCTCGGCGTTGTTCGCCTTGGGGGTGTCGGTCGTCACCTCGGGAACAGCGGTGGTCTTCTTGGTCAGGGTCGACTCCTGGTCGGCCGGGACCGGAGGCTCAGTCTGAGCCGGAGGCAGAGCCGCGGTGACAGTCTCGGTGACGATCACGGTCGTCCAATCGGTCACGTAAACCCGCTTGTCGAGCTCGGCCGCACAAGCGCCCGCAGCCAGGGCGGCAGTCAGGAGAATAGCGGAGCGCATGGTTGGAATCGCAGATCAACTGGAATCGGGATTGTGGCAGCGGTGCTAACTTCCCCAGGAAGTGCAAGTCGAAGCAAAGTGTGGATTCGACGGAGTGGTTGTGGTGATCAACAAAGCAGATCGACTGCTGTTGGAACGAGTGTTTGTTGTGTATGTACTTTTGAAGGGGGTGGGACGCTTTTGTATGGACAAAGGAATGACAGGCCCGAAAACaccttctttctttcaaacgagggaagaaaggaaagcGCCGTGGGCGGGAAATGAAGGTCAAGCGTatgggggagagagagagaagaagaggaagatgagtTGTTGGAGGTAGAAAGGGGAAAAGGCCCAGTGGGGCCGTGCGACGGCCAGGCTGTTTTGGGCAGGGTTGACGGGGAGTGATTGATTGCGAGTGGAGCGGACTGACACGAGTGGTTTCAAGATGATTAGCTATTGATTTGGGATGCTATTGAAGGTACTAGAGAAAAGAATATGCCTTATTATCTATACTGTGTTCCTCCAACCTCGCCAACACAACATGCCGCTGCCCGCCACGGCCTGGAGTGGTACGATACATTCTACATTCCAACGCGTCTGGCACGACTACCACCCACTGGACCCCCCGGAAGAGGCTGGTACATATTGAAGACTCTTTGGCTGTGGACTATGCTCAAATATGGACTGGCCCCGGTCCGAGTCTGCACCTGCCAAAGGAACACGATGACGATGCGCCTGGGCCGCCCCCTGGGTGGAGCTTTAATCCACTAGTGTGCTGGCCCGCTCCGGGGGCGCCTTGCTCTGCCGCGCGTTCTGGGATAtgagagagacagagagagagttTGTATTGTTTCGGAGTTGAATGGTCAGGAGCAGATCGAGATCTCGGAGTGGGTTCGATGATAAACAAATAAACACGATACCCGAAGGCATTCTATCCGAGGAGAAAATCCCTTCCCACGCCTCATGTCGTTCCCCTGGTTTCAGGAGTGGTCCTAGCGTTCCAATCAATTGGCCCCCCCTGAGGAATCAAGGAAATTTCCCACTGCAACGGCGTGGGCGCTAAGAAACTTGGCTTCGTGCTAGGCCCATTATTTGGCACCGTGGCTTGCCCGGATGATCTGGGATGGTTAATCCGATCATGGCTGTTTCAGCCTTCGGGCACTGGGCATTAATTTCTGCTAATTAAGGGCGTGCTAATGAAACAAGTATGACCTGCCACATTGAGCTCACTtggctctctcttccactgTGAGTGTGCACTTGAGGGCTCCGGGAAGAAAATCCAGACTCGGGAATAGAGTTCGACCGGCCCAGGGACTATCCATGGCCGCCGATCATGATTCTGGCCAGTTCAACGCGCGTAATTTACAGATGTGCTGGGGCAGCGTACAATACACCAATCAGCACATCGAGGTACACGGTGATCTAGTTCGGGTAAACCACGGATCCCCCCTTCCTCTTGCAGTATAGTCATTTTTGTGTTCCTCATTATTATATCGCAACCAAGTTGGAGTTAACTACACAGTAATAGACAATCAGAACACAGCAGAAATCGTCATCTAAAGATCAACACTTTTGCACTTCCCACCCTCACACACCAGCATGTAGTTCTTAGGCGGCTCGGCCgccttgagctccttgaaCAGCGGGTTGCGCGATTTCAACCAGAAGCTCTGGTTCCCCACAAAGTCCTTCAGGTGCGACGGCCGCACATCCACGAGCGAAGTCGTCGTCCGGGATGGCGACAACGAGTGCCCGGCTTCGGCACGCACACGCTGAATGATCAGATCGCGTGCCGACGTGGGCTTGTCGGCGCGACTGAGCAGACCTTCCCCGCGCCCGGGCAACGAGGAGACATCTGCGGTGCAGTACACACCTGTTACGGTGCGAGTGCCGATCTGGAGTCCCACGATGACATCCAGCATGCCCACAAACAAGAACGGGTGCTGCATGATCTCCACGGAGAATGAATTGCAAGTCTCTCGTGCTAGGGTACGGTAGccgtcatcctcgacgagcGCTGCCAGACGCAGCAAATTGCGCGCGATAACCCCATTGACGGACGGCGTGGCTGACTCGGTGCCGGTCTTCAGACGGAGTAGCGGACCAGGCATGCCGGGGGTCAACGTCGACGAGGTGGTGTAGTACCCAGCAGTCTTAGACCCCGTCTGGGCAAGGAAGTGCTCGTTCAGATACTCTGCAAGACCAGGATTGTCAGCAAATGCTCATAGCTGCGAATAGTCAAGTCCTTACTTTGCAGTCGTTCAGCGAACTGGAGGTAGCTGTCATCAAAGGTGGCTTCGTACATGTCCAGCAGTCCGCTAGCGAGGTACGCATAATCATCCGCGAAAGCAGGGGTGTCGCCACGGCTACCATCCCGATAGATACGCCACAGTTGTCCAGTGGTCTTCTCGAACAGGTTGTCTTTAATGAAGCTGATCGCTTTCGCGGCGGCTTCTCTGCACTGCACCGCCTTGGAGCTCTCGATCTCTTCGAACAGTACACTGCACTTAGCCAGCGCACCGATTGTCAGGCCATTCCAGGCCACGATGATCTTGTCGTCCAGGTCTGGCCGCATTCGCGTCTTTTCGCGATAGTCGCGCAGTTTCTGCTTTCcggtcttgatgaccttcaCCACCTCATCTTCACTGAGTCCAAATTCTTTGGCAAGCCTGCTAGGTGTAGCACGAATGGACAACACATTCTGGTTCATGAATTCGTCATGGGGGTCGTACTCTGGTGCCACATTCCCATCTGCCAAGACACCCCAGTGCCGAGCGCAAACCCCGGCGTCTCGCTGGCCCAGGACTTGGATGAGCTCCTTCCGGGTCCAGACGTAGAACGCACCCTCTCGCTTTTCCGTATCGTTGGGGCTAGGGAAACTGTCTGCATCTTCCGACGAGTGGAATCCTCCCGTGGGCGACTGCATGGGAGCAGTCGTCAAGTAGGTAGCCAAGTCATAGACGGCACCCAATAGTTCCGGGTCATGGGTTAACCGGAAGGCATCAACGTAGACATCCAGCAACTGTGCTTGGTCATACAACATCTTCTCAAAATGAGGTACGCTCCAGTCGGGGGTCACACTATAGCGAGCAAACCCATGGCCGATATGATCCCGAATTCCGCCTCGAGCCATGTTGATTAAGGTTGTGACCGCCATTGCAGTGGCCTTTTCGCACTCGTCCTGTCCCACAATATCGGTCACCTGGCTGGGGTAGGCACCGAGCCGCAGAAGAAAGCTCAGGTTGGCCGGTGTAGGGAACTTTGGTGCCCTGCCAAATCCACCGTTGATGGAGTCGTATCGAGACACGAAATGTTGATAACCCTCTTCCAACAGCTCAATGTCCAGgtcctcatcgccatcccgGTCAGCATGTTGCGAGTGTGTTCCTTCCTCGGCAAACTCCCGCAACTGCTTCGTGATGTCTTTGGCACTCTCCAGACAGCGCTCCTGTTGTGTTTGCCAAAcatcgcgcagcttctccaagATCTCGACGAACCCAATGGTATCCGGTCCCGTGTGGGTCGACGAATTAGGACCGGGCCAGTAGGTGCCGCCAAAGACCGGCTCCAGATCTGGAGTGAGGAAGACGTTCAGAGGCCAGCCGCCGGATCCGGTGGTGGCCTGGACATAGTTCATGTAGACATCGTCGATATCTGGTCGCTCTTCCCGATCGACCTTGATCGGGACGAACGACTCATTGAGAATTGCAGCCACCTCAGGCGACATGAAAGACTCCTTCTCCATGACATGGCACCCTATATCGCATTAGACACTAAGATAGAGGTCGGAGAGGGCCGTGGGGGGACGCACAATGACATGCTGAATAGCCGATGCTCAGAAATACCAACtggttgttcttctttgccagGGAGATGGATTCTGCATCCCAGAGCTGCCACGCTACCGGATTATTCATGTGCGCCCGGACCTGACGTCGGGTTAATGTCGCTCGATAAGTATCTATGGTAGGGGAGGGCCATCTCACATAGGGCGATCTAGACTGCTGAAGACGGTTAATGAGTTTCGGGCCCCGGTGAGCCAGACTGTCGTGCGACTGCACATGCACGTCCGCCGACGCTGCCATCTTGACAGGCGGGGGGATGTTGCTAGTATGTAGACGAGGACTGGCGACGCTGAAGAGACACGGGAAATGCCGGGATAAATGGTATGATAAGAATTGGCTAGCCCACGCGGAACTAATTAATTAAAGGAACCACTGAGAAGCCGGACAGGGCGCGATGGATCATTCAAGAGGCAAGTTCAGGCCGATCGGCCCTGTGCGTCATTGACACGCCAGGATCACGTGTTGGTGGGGGAATCGGGATCGATCTGGGGATGCTACCATGACTAATTGTAGACTATACCTGTACAATATCTATTTACTCGTCCATCAGCTCGGCTAGCTCtcgctcctcctcttcggtcAGCATCGTCCCGTCATTGGTCTCCTCTGTTGTTTCGCTCGGGCCGTtcttgaccagctccacgGCCCGTTGCAGCTCATCCGCCCGAAGTGACCACCGACGGATGGTCGCATCGATTCCGACACTGACGACCGTCGACCCCACCAGAACCAGCCCGGTGACTTCCTCAAAGTGCCCGGAGAACGTATGGTGAAGCTCTCCCGTCTAGAATGGTCAGCATACACCCttgaagagggaaaaagtAGAACATACAGATCGGTTCCACACGCGAACCTCTTCGTCCCGGCATGCGGTCACCACCCAGCCGCCTTGTTCGTAGACAACAACGTCGCGCACAAAGTCTGGGTGTTCCAGGGTCATGTTGGCTTTCCACCCGTTCTCCCGGACCAGGCATTTGGCGGTTTTATCCGCCGACGCTGTCCAGAGGTCTCCGTCGTTATCAAAGAAGAGCTTGTAGATGCTGGTATCGTGGGGCAGCAATGGTTCCGTAGAATGGTCGCCGCCAAAGATGCTGAATTGCCGGATCTCTCGATCACTGCCAGCGCTGAACACCGTCGCTTTTGAGTCCTCGGCTTCCGGGTCGAGGATCAAGTCCTGAATGCCACGGGCGTGACCCTTGAAGGTTTCCAGCCGTTCGCCATTTGCAATGTTAAACACGAGGACTTGCGCATCTGCTGCCCCCGTGATGAGAAGGTCTTCTCCGCGCAGTCGGGCGGCGGTAACAGATTTGACGAAATCCGTATGCCCTTCGTATTTGCGCCCAGGTTTCCCAGAGGCGATGTCCCAGCTCCAAACGGACTTGTCCCAGCACCCGGCAAATAATTGCTTGTGGTCCGGGCTCAGACAGACACTGGTGAGGGGGGCCACGGGGCCTGCAAATAGAGCAGTCGGCTCTCCTGTCTGTAGAGACGATGAGATAGTGGGCTATTTCTCGCTCACGAAATTGCGCTCACCTCGATATTGACTCTTCTTACCGCGCCGCTGCTCAGCGCCACATATACGGAGCTCTGGTTCACCGGATCGGCACATACGGCCAGGATCTTGCTCTTGAGTTTGATGGGGTTTCCATTGCTGTTCTGGGACTTGGCCTGTTTTCGCTCCTGCTCATCCAAGGAAGCACTGTCATAGTCAGTCTGGGTCCCTAGAAGCTAGAAATAGCACTCTCACGAAGTCTGGAAGAAGTGATCGCGGTGGGTTGAGGTCGTCATGTCGTTAGTCACCATCGCACACGCACCGCCAGTCGCAACAAAAAGGGAACTGCTCTCGAAGCTCCTGCAGTCCGCCGTAGTCCGAATCCACCAAAAGCCACGCAGATTTtcacttctttctttcttcccccttctcttcttctacttcttaccccaacctcctcctccatcctgacttctccttcttctcccatttaatttcttctcttctctccatctctcctcTAGTTTCTCTCCCTCACGTCTCGCGCGTCTCGCGCAACCCCGTCAGGATGGATATGAACCATTTAATAGGGTCAGTCATCTGCACCTGCTGGTCGGTAGGGTTTGTGCGGCTCGGCAGGAGTTAACACCTGGCAGTCAGCGTTTCAACCTGATCTCCAAGAGCGACATTCGGTAAGTTCTGCAGACTGTTATGGTCAGTTCCCTCGCTCATTGCCGGTCAGATATGTCGGCACCCTCCATGAAATCAACCCGGAAGCCTCCACGATAGCCCTTGAGAATGTCATGTCCTTTGGCACCGAAGGCCGGCGGGGGAATCCCACCGATGAGGTTGCCCCGTCCAGCAGTGTCTACGAGTACATCGTCTTTCGGGGTAGCGACGTGAAGGACATCAGCGTCGCGGGGGAGGAAAAGCCAGAGGCCGCGAAGCCAGAGCAACCTCAGGTCCCAAATGACCCCGCCATCCTAGGAGTAAGTGAACCTTGCATGTTTTGCTTCAAGTCTTCCCCGTCTCCGCCGTGGACATTTCGTCGCGGTCGGCCAATTGATCAAATGATGAAATATTTTCGGATGTAAACTCACAGACCTGTTCTGAATGCGCAAAATCCGTGTTGATATTTTCCGTTGCCTTCCTTCTGATCTGATCAATCGCCTTCCACTTTGCTTCCATTTCGTTTTCATCTTGTCGGCTTCCTTACTGACTGGAGTCGAACAGAGCATGCCGCGACCCGGACCGGGACCAGGCCCTGAGCCGGGATCTGCTCCCCAGGCTATTCCTCAGAATCAACCTCCTCCGCAACAGGCCCAGGGTGCTCGCCAGCCTCCTCAGGGCTTCCCTCAACAGCCGCAATTCCCTCCAGGCTACTATCCACCATACGGCCAACGGTTtgggccacctccaccctTTCCTCCTGGACCTGGCTTCCCCAACATGCCCTATGGCGCTCCGCCAGGCTGGTATCCTCCTCCAGGCCACCCATTCCCTCAGGGCCCGGGCCAGTTCCCTCCTCAAATGCCAATCGGGCCTCCTGGAGGTGCGCCTCCGCCCAACCCTACCTCTGAACTCCCCGTTGGGGATAAGCCCTCAAGCCGAAATGCTACACCGGCCGCACCAAATGCTCCCACTCCTCCTGTTGAATCCAAGCCGACGGTAGCGGAGGCTATGCAAGGTTCAGTGCCTCCTTCTGTTGCGGCTGCCGCTCAGAGAGGTGGTCGCGCTGTGCCGGCTATCCCGATTGCTGCTCCTGCTAAGCCTGTCGTTCCCGTTGCTGGCCCTCCTGCTGCGGACGCTACAGCTGCTGCTACGGCCGCCGTTGCCGCAGCGATGGCCAAGTTGCCGCAGCCCGGTGCACAGAAGGCCGACGTTGATACCGTTACACGGAAGATGAACGAGATGCGGCCATACGACAACAACCGTGCGCCTCGAGGCGGACGCGGCGGGCGTGGGGCTGCTCGcccgcagcaacagcagcagcagcagcacaaGAAGATCGAACTCCCTCAGTCGGATTACGACTTTGAGACGGCAAATGCCAAATTCAACAAGCAGGATTTGGTCAAGGAAGCTATTGCCACTGGATCTCcggcggccgaggcggaATCTCATGCCCCTCCCACTAGCGAGGACCAAGTTGATGATACCAACGGCACCCACGGTGCCTACAACCGGACCACCTCTTTCTTCGATAACATCTCGAGTGAGGCTCGGGACCGCGAAGCGAATGTGACCAACCGGTTTGGCGGCCGCGAGTGGCGCgctgaagaggagaaacgAAACATGGATACCTTCGGCCAAGGCAGTGTCGACGGTAatcgtggtcgtggtcgtggacGTGGACGAGGTTatggccgcggccgcggcggctaCGGTCGTGGATACAGTCAAGGCTATGGACGAGGCCGGGGTGGAATGCGCGGAGGCCGTGCTCCGTCGGCGCAGTCGACGGGTGTTCCGTCGCAGAACTGAACTGTTTCTTTATTTGTTCCCGCGTTGCGCGTTTAGCGATTGTTACTCTGCTTTCTGGGTGGCCAGACCCATGACCGAAACGAATAACTCATGGTTGacatctttcttttctcgtGTCTTTTTTGGCGCAATCGGAACCGGGGGAACCGGGCATTCTGGGAGGGCAATACGGTGACATTGCGGCAGGCAATTACGGTGATTTGATTTATGCgatctctttttttccccatGTTTTCTGCCATACCCGCCTGTCGGTCATGTCTTTACCTACTCTTGAGGACAATCGAGTCAGTGAAGGACAGACACAGCAGGCTTGATTGATTGACAAGGGCGAGCCATCACGGCTGGTGTTTTGTATGTAGCATAGGAGGGACTTGCCCTTAATAAACCAACAAAAAAACAGGCCACAATCGGTCTCTCTACACCACCTTTATCTTCCGTAACTGCGCCAAGTGGACACAACAGTGCGGAGAAGCAACTCCCCACATCCACGGACCTCGGGCTTTACTACGAATATAACCCCTCGGCAATCCGTCGTCTCTCTCCACATCATTTATAAGAACCGTACACTCCGCGTAGCACGGTCCCGCCAGTAGATTTACAACACTCCCTGCTCCAATTGATCCATTCTGTTCAAAGCAAAGTCCATATAATAACACAGGATATCCGCAATGTCTGCTACATCAGCATCGACCAGGCTCTCCGCGCTCACAAAGCAAGTCCAAAATTCACCGGAATTATCCTCCGCCAATACCCAGAACCCGACCCAGCTCCCCTGGGACCCCAACTGCGCGCACTTCCCATTGAGGAAGgaccttcctcgcctccccGGTGCGCCGGAGGGTGCGGCGTGGGTGTGGGGGGAAAATGATCAGGTATTCAT
Encoded proteins:
- a CDS encoding uncharacterized protein (ID:PFLUO_004915-T1.cds;~source:funannotate) — protein: MRSAILLTAALAAGACAAELDKRVYVTDWTTVIVTETVTAALPPAQTEPPVPADQESTLTKKTTAVPEVTTDTPKANNAEPDSGSGGLLGNLLGGGDSETTKDEKPHHKHHHKHKPAPAPTTTEQAPAPAPTTTTVEAPPPEPTTITETAVPTTMSTTTTTTTDTPAPTTNSYQSDVLYNHNIHRSNHSAPSVSWDDRLEQTAHTLAARCVYQHDTSIGGFAYGQNIGYGVTADQVGQMITNLMYNDEMEYFSELYGEANPSMANFDSWGHFSQIVWKGTKQVGCSTVMCQNLGNVDSGDALPFTVCNYSPPGNYAGEYNTNVLRPVGDKTYVA
- a CDS encoding uncharacterized protein (ID:PFLUO_004916-T1.cds;~source:funannotate); this encodes MAASADVHVQSHDSLAHRGPKLINRLQQSRSPYVRAHMNNPVAWQLWDAESISLAKKNNQLVFLSIGYSACHWCHVMEKESFMSPEVAAILNESFVPIKVDREERPDIDDVYMNYVQATTGSGGWPLNVFLTPDLEPVFGGTYWPGPNSSTHTGPDTIGFVEILEKLRDVWQTQQERCLESAKDITKQLREFAEEGTHSQHADRDGDEDLDIELLEEGYQHFVSRYDSINGGFGRAPKFPTPANLSFLLRLGAYPSQVTDIVGQDECEKATAMAVTTLINMARGGIRDHIGHGFARYSVTPDWSVPHFEKMLYDQAQLLDVYVDAFRLTHDPELLGAVYDLATYLTTAPMQSPTGGFHSSEDADSFPSPNDTEKREGAFYVWTRKELIQVLGQRDAGVCARHWGVLADGNVAPEYDPHDEFMNQNVLSIRATPSRLAKEFGLSEDEVVKVIKTGKQKLRDYREKTRMRPDLDDKIIVAWNGLTIGALAKCSVLFEEIESSKAVQCREAAAKAISFIKDNLFEKTTGQLWRIYRDGSRGDTPAFADDYAYLASGLLDMYEATFDDSYLQFAERLQKYLNEHFLAQTGSKTAGYYTTSSTLTPGMPGPLLRLKTGTESATPSVNGVIARNLLRLAALVEDDGYRTLARETCNSFSVEIMQHPFLFVGMLDVIVGLQIGTRTVTGVYCTADVSSLPGRGEGLLSRADKPTSARDLIIQRVRAEAGHSLSPSRTTTSLVDVRPSHLKDFVGNQSFWLKSRNPLFKELKAAEPPKNYMLVCEGGKCKSVDL
- a CDS encoding uncharacterized protein (ID:PFLUO_004917-T1.cds;~source:funannotate): MTTSTHRDHFFQTSASLDEQERKQAKSQNSNGNPIKLKSKILAVCADPVNQSSVYVALSSGAVRRVNIETGEPTALFAGPVAPLTSVCLSPDHKQLFAGCWDKSVWSWDIASGKPGRKYEGHTDFVKSVTAARLRGEDLLITGAADAQVLVFNIANGERLETFKGHARGIQDLILDPEAEDSKATVFSAGSDREIRQFSIFGGDHSTEPLLPHDTSIYKLFFDNDGDLWTASADKTAKCLVRENGWKANMTLEHPDFVRDVVVYEQGGWVVTACRDEEVRVWNRSTGELHHTFSGHFEEVTGLVLVGSTVVSVGIDATIRRWSLRADELQRAVELVKNGPSETTEETNDGTMLTEEEERELAELMDE
- a CDS encoding uncharacterized protein (ID:PFLUO_004918-T1.cds;~source:funannotate), with translation MDMNHLIGQRFNLISKSDIRYVGTLHEINPEASTIALENVMSFGTEGRRGNPTDEVAPSSSVYEYIVFRGSDVKDISVAGEEKPEAAKPEQPQVPNDPAILGSMPRPGPGPGPEPGSAPQAIPQNQPPPQQAQGARQPPQGFPQQPQFPPGYYPPYGQRFGPPPPFPPGPGFPNMPYGAPPGWYPPPGHPFPQGPGQFPPQMPIGPPGGAPPPNPTSELPVGDKPSSRNATPAAPNAPTPPVESKPTVAEAMQGSVPPSVAAAAQRGGRAVPAIPIAAPAKPVVPVAGPPAADATAAATAAVAAAMAKLPQPGAQKADVDTVTRKMNEMRPYDNNRAPRGGRGGRGAARPQQQQQQQHKKIELPQSDYDFETANAKFNKQDLVKEAIATGSPAAEAESHAPPTSEDQVDDTNGTHGAYNRTTSFFDNISSEARDREANVTNRFGGREWRAEEEKRNMDTFGQGSVDGNRGRGRGRGRGYGRGRGGYGRGYSQGYGRGRGGMRGGRAPSAQSTGVPSQN